In Phaseolus vulgaris cultivar G19833 chromosome 7, P. vulgaris v2.0, whole genome shotgun sequence, the genomic stretch TTAGTATTGAGCAATAATAAGAATATAAAGActtaattaagttaaaaattacttctaattttttattgaaattttttgttatattGATTTTTGTTGTTAATGGATCTGTCTCCTCCTTTTTGActgatgaataatttttttaagagacTCAATTGAAAATACACAAATTTATTAAAcacttaaaacttaattaagtcaaAGAGAACTAGATTATTGAGATTCTAAGTACACAATcttgtattaaaatattttaattaacggttaaaattttgtaaatgtattaattaattttgttgagATTAGTCTGGGCTAAGATCACCTATAAACTAAACTGTGGgattttaaatgttaaatgGTTAAGCTTTAGTGAATGACTATTTGAAGTAAAAATAACTTGTTCATAAAGAAGCATAAATTAGAAGTCATTTTATAGTGAAATTAGAATCAAAATTTATACTTGtaattccaaattgatttttgttagaATTATATATTCAATGGATGCTAAAAATAGTAGTAGCAGAAATGAGTGGAGGGGACAAAAGGGTGGTAGCAACTATGATTGCGATATGGTTATAACAGCAACAATTATCATGTTACAAAGAGGACCTCAGAATATTCAGCGTGATAAATTATAAAGCTGAATGACAAACTAAAACACCAAGAGGAAGAAAAGGACATCATGCATCATGCATCAAGATGATGATGCTATAAACAAAACAATCAGAAGTCGAATTCAATAACAGTTTATATACTTCTTTCTCTTCCAATCTATTGAAGTCtcttttaaagacaaaatcGTAATGAAACACCGATTTCTAAAACGGACAAGTCAAGTTCAATACCAGTTTATATacttttttctcttccaacctATTGAAGTgtcttttaaagataaaatcgtAATGGAACACCGATTTCTAAAACGGACAATACTTCGAATGTTGTATTATCCGTACTAATTTGGACCCATCAACATGAGAATCTAacacatatctatatatatGTTGACTAACATCAAgctaaaatacatatttaatagcatttattatctttaactaccaaatatcaaatattaactTAGCGTTGGAGGATCTTTTACAAGTACCATCCATTCACTCGTGGAAGACCACATATGCTTTATGTGGACAATTTTGAACGTATAGGAGCCCGccaaaatattgatatttatcatccaaataaaaaataaacataatcaAGTACTCATAAATTTAATAATCTTGTTCCAACAAATTTAACATCATCTCATTTTCGCTAATTGCAAATGCGTTCCATACAAACAAGCAAATGCATCCCACACAAACATTCCCACAACACAATGTTGCAAATTACAATGACTAGCTTCCCACTTCCCACCCTTTTCAGTTTTGGGAAATATTACCAAAGACCAACAACCGAAGGTTTGCTACCGTGAGATGCTACGTTTTTTGCCAATGGAAGCAACAGCAACTTTTATACAACAACAAATTCACAATAAATAACAGACAACTAAGTTTGCCAAagctaattataattttatctaaACCTATTCAATCAAACATAGTCATTTATTTCATTCGAAAATCTTCCCAAGACAGAAAAGAAAACCATCTGCCATTGAGAATAAAATGTAGAAGAAATGCAGCAAAGGCTTCACAATCAATCCATGATTTCTCAAGTCAACCTAAAACTTACAATTACTGTGAAAATATAAACAAGGTTAACGTAGCATGAGCTTGCATTCACAGAACATCCAGCAGTGGAACATGTTTAGACAATTGGTTGACTGAATAGAGAAGAACAATGCCTATGTATGTCACAGTTAGAAGATGACAAACTATTTAAGAGAATCGAAGAAGAAGTCATTAACCAAATCAAACACTGTGGATGAGTCGCAAAGGAACAAAAAGTATGGTAGAAACAGTTTCAAACCTCTCCTTTTCCACAATGCAGAGACAATATCCGGTCTAGAGTGCTTATTCAGAGCCCTGCCCGTTCCTTTTTGGTAATACAAAGAATAATTAAAGATACTGTTTAACCGTTTTTAGACATCACTCCATCCtataaaaatggaaaataataTCCTGAACCACCAAATTGACACTGCTACATGTTGATATTCTCAACCAAAGTGGTACAAACTTGTTTATAAAATCATTATCCTGTTTCATCTAGTATGTTTTCCTGCCTATCAAATCATGTTCCAGTTTCTCATTCTAGCTTACTTACTACAGCAGAAACAATTATGAAATCCGATACTCACAAAAACATTCTAATCAAATTACTCGAGAAATTAAATGAAAGTGTTAGTTTTATCTTCAAGCTACCAGCTTGATTCTCATGAGTAATTCTATGGAGGTAAATTTTTTTCTGAAACCTCCCTTAAGGGATAAGTGATATTCTTAGCCTCTTTATGTTGCTCACACAACGGACATTAGACTGTTGTTATAAAGCTGCTTCCATTGCTGAAATGAACAGTGACAAAGAAAAACTTATGGATGCTACCTTAAGCTCTGTTCTGCACTCTTCCTTTCTTTCCCTCTCCCAAGTCCTAAACAACATATCGTCTTCTACGAAAACAAGAAGATAATTAATCTCAAGAAAAAAGCAAAATCTGAACCCTTGATCAAGTCCACCAAATCCACGGGGTTATGTATACTTATTCCAGAAAAAAGAAGAACCAAAAAGGAAGATGCATAACAGGGAAAAAGAACAAATTCCGTTGAGGCAGTGTGATCTGATCACATTGATTCAAATATGTTATATACAAGTATCTTAGCATCGAGGGCTAAGAAGGCAACTACATAATAAAAgcttcaaataaataataacatgGCGCAAGCTTTGATGAAAATCCACTAATACCAAAAAAGAAGAAATTCAGAAACCAGGAAATATATTACACAAATGGCAGGAGAGAAGGGAGCAGAGGAAAACGGAACGGAACATACCCAGCGGAATCAAACAATGGTCCTTCCACCTCCACCGGAACTCGAAGCTCCGTTGGAATTCGAAGAAGCAGCGTTGACCACTCTCTCTTCCTCATATTCCTTATCATCGGTTGGAAGCTCGAACCTGCAAACAGGGCAAGAATTTCTAGAGCTCAACCAAGGAACAATGCAATCTCCATGATACTTATGCCCGCACGGTAACCTCTTCGCGGCGTCTCCAACACCCAGCAAATCCTTACATATAGCGCACACCACAGTTTCGCTCTCCGACGCAATCTTCACCGTCGGCAAGGCTTCCACCGCCGACTTCGACGCCGGCGGCGCTCCTCTCCTGCTTCCGCCGTCGGTCTCAGCAAGCGTCTGCAGCaacgcctcgtactccgccGCGTCGACGTAATCCTCCGGATTCCCGACGTAGCGGTCAGATTCCGGAACGCGGAGGCGGAACTCGATGGAATTGTCCTCCAGGCCCATGAGAATCTCGGCCCAATCCAAGATCCGGTTCCGCATGCTCCTCGTGCGCGTCGCCAAATCCCTAATCCGAAGCCGAAGCAGCTCGCGCCTTCTCCTTCTCAGATCCTCGTCATCTCCGTGCGGATCCTCGTTGCCATAGCGATCATCCGCCTCCTCGTGCTCCTCGAACTCCTCGTCGCCGTTATCGTCATCGTTCTCGATTTCGTTCTCCTCGTCGTTGTCCCAGCCTCCGAGCTCGATCCTGAGGAAATCGTTCTCCGGAGAACGGTTCGGCGGCGGCGGAGGCGACGCGTCATCGTCACGCGCAGATTGCGCGATTAGGCGAAGTACCTGGAGGAACTGCGAGCCAAAGTAGGGGTCATCAGAGGACGCGGAGGGGGTGCGCGAGCGCGAGGGCGTGGGGATGGATTCCACGAAGCCGTTTTTGCACTCGCCGCAAACGACGTCGGGGAGATTGGCGAGCGTTTCGACGGAAACGCGCTTATCGCAGTGGTAGCACCAGTATGGCGGCGGAGGTACGTCGGCGGCTTGAGGCGGTGTCTGAGACGGTGGTGCTTCCGACATGGTACGGCGGAGATGGAAGAAGCGGAGATAAACGAAAATGGCAGGGTTTGTTTTGAAGGTATAATAAAtcgataataataataataataatagtaataataagaataataaaaaacaataataataataatagttgcCTAGTAACAGTCTTTTGGTAAAGGATCTTTCTCATTTTGTTATTTTGGTTTTTGTGTTAATTAGATAAACAGTAACCAAATGTGTCACAATCTATTCAACTTTTCTTTCTAATCCCACCTCCTATTACTGCTAACTATCATTCACTTTCTCCACCattcttttttaatataatatacataattataattaaaaacagaaCATTCTAGATTATTAGCTTCACCAAAAAACTAAACCATTTGCATATCCCAAATGGGAAATTTTTTAAGATTAATCTAAATAGTCATCCACATTTCTCTTCTCTCCTTTTTATAACTACTAACTTATTAACATTATCGATTTCATATCGATTGAACAGTCGAATGCAAAAGATAATCTGATATTTAAGTTAGAATTCGTATCGATTAAAGTAGTCGAACACAAGATAATCTGATGTTTAAGTTAgaattcagtatataatagatgaaataataaatatatgtttaatgCGTACCTTCGATATTAAATCTAAATTAAGGTGAGTTATCAAATTAATCTAAAAATTAAGTGAACATGTAATTATATTTATCATATTATATAGAAGAATACTTGTTGAGTCTAAGAGTCATATCGGTCATGTTACTAGAGAGATATAAAGTGAATTATCAATTATCCTGATTGAAGAATCTGAGTGTATAATACAAAAACTACAATGGGAAGGTCCAATGAACCTCCCTATAACATAACACCTTTGCTTCTCCCTGCACTATCTTTGTAATAGTTTAACAGGAAAAATTACATAAACTTATTGGCAGGAAATCAAGGTAAGAAATGTTTCATTTATTTCCTCAATTCTCTCATAATAGTCTAATAATGATCTCATAAAAACCATCATGCATGTCAATGATCTTCATATTGCAATTCCTTGGACAGATTCGTTGGAGTTTACTTTCAATAACTCGGAAAAAAAAACCCTCTTTCCAAGCACTTCGACCACCAATGTATTCGCCCATGGTTGAGACCAGACACATACTCACTCTGTGAAGATCAGAATAACGACCCTCCTTCGTCTTTCAAAAACTAATTGAAGTATGCTTATTGCTTTCCACGTCCTTAACTCTTTTTCTCACTACGTTGATGGAGATCCTCCTCTTCTTGACTTGAAACACCAGTTTCCTTACCACCAAAAACCCAGCATTACTCACCATTTTCTTTGATGCTGATTGCATAATCTTTTATTCCCATAAATTAAATCTACCAATAACAAGTTATCAAGAGGTAGATTACAGATACCAAAAAAAGAGAGGTAGATTACAGAGGAGAAATTCAAACTCACAATAGTTGTAGAACTCCCAGAAGCCGCAATTCTTCAGATTTAGACTATCAGCACCATCCATTTAGTACACTAGTTTCTAACACAACGTTTTTTTTCTAACATCACAGATCCTCTGCGTCTGCAACACAGTTAACCTGTAAGGCATTGAAATGACTTACTAAACATTCAAAATGTTTGATTCAGTTCATCCAATAGTCTATAATTGGATCTTTAGAACGCCATTACACTAAATCTCACTCTTGATACTTCGGTCGAATTGCATACCCACTAGTAGAACATATAGATAGTTTGCATGAAGGTTTAAAGTTTAAGCTTTATTGTTGCCTGTTATGAAAAACAAcacttttaaactttttttcttgatttcatAAAAATATCGAATTGTACTAATTGTAATACACAAAAATGGGGGTTTTATGCTCATATTCAGTGTCAATCAAGTGAAAAGAGCAAATTTCTAGAAGGCAGGATAAGGGAAAATACAATAACACAAAAATAATTGTTCCAGTCAAATTTACAACCGAGCtgattaataaaatatgatacATCAGATACCATTTTAGTGCACTTACATTATACACGGGTTGCACTAGAGAACTAGCATCATCAGAACAGATCACATTCTCATCAAATTTACACTCCTTATCAATAAAGTTTACAAATGAAGATCTGACGACGAAACCaatcttttaaaattatcatGGTATTAAAGAAGCACAACAGGCTCACTGATGCTACCATTAAAATTAACCTTGCAGGATTCGGGGAAATGGAAATCAGCCCCGTCGAGACCAGCCTTCGTAATGTAAGGGCATGACCTCACGTCCAAGTATTGCAGAGAACTGCATTTACCCACAATAATGCCTATACCTGTCACCGTGATCTTTGGACAATTACTAACCTTCAAAATCTTCAAACTCAAAGCAGACTCCTCACTGCTTACAAACTGAAAAGAAGCATCAGTCAACTCTTCACAGCAACCAATGTCCAGTGCCTCAAGGTTTCTGCATTGACTCAAAACACAGCTCAATGAAGAATCAGAAATGTTTAGACACCAATCCATCCTTAAATTTTTAAGGCTGCTTCCACAAGCAGTGGCCAACGACTTTATCGCTTCGGAAGAGACATCCCGGCAACCACCAATGATTAAAGTCTCCAGATTACCACAGCATTCGGCCAGGGATAATATGGTTTCATCCCCAATTTTGTAGCAATCTAACAGTTTCAGTGTCTTGagagaagatgaaaaagcccTGCAAATACTAGAAACCCCAACATCACTGACATTACTGCATTTATTGATGTCTAGAAACCTGATCCGATGACAGCCACTTGCAAGGTATATCAGTCCATTGTCAGTGATACTTGTGCACCCTTGCAATCCCAACTCCTCTAAGCTACGACAGTTTTTGGAGAGAGCTTCTAATACACCATCAGTAACAAATCTACAACCAGCCATATGTAACATCCGCAGGTCAGAACAGCCTTTGGCAACAGCTGATAATCCCTTGTCGGTCAGCTTTCTACAGTAAGACACATCCAACGACTGCAATAAGGTAAGACCTTCACCAATAGCCTTCATTCCAGCATCTGTAATTCCTGCATATTACACAATACCCTGTTAATCATAAAACTTGAACTCTCCAAATAAAAAACACTAAGTGATAGTCCTTAACAAAGTTCTAAAGAACAGTCCACACTCCACAACTGAGATTTCGACAACAACAAAATCCGCACTTGTAGTGATATAAAACATGTGTCCTTAATCACCACTCAGATTAGATAACATGACTGTACCAAGACCCAGCATTTCTTGGGTATTAAGCACATTAACGTCAAAGGCTCcacaataattacataaataagCACAGATCCCCGAAAGATCAGGCAGGTATCCACGGTAATTACTTAAATAAGCACATATCAAAAAAATCAGTTTTACAATCATCTAATACTAAATACTGAGTGAGTGTGAGTGTCGAAGTATAACTTGAACATCCGAGTGAATTTTGCAAGTACCATCGAATCCAGAGCTCACGAAGACGAGGAGTGGGAGGGCGTGAGCGAGAGCGTTCCCCTAAAAATAAGGAGGTGAGTGCACACCGACCGAAAAATGATTCAAATCGTTATCTTAATTACATTCCGTTAAAAAACAATAACATTTTTAATGACAAAATAACcacaaaaattgaaaagatgAAAAACCTTTGTTTTAGTCATCTGTCCATGGAAGTTAAATTTAGCAGAATAATATACGAGGATGCACAGAAAAACACTCAACAGTGGTAGTAGATCGGAGTAGAGAAAATCAGGATTCGGAAGCCAAATCAGAGAAAAGCgagaaagaagagagaaaaaaggAACCTTTGCAATTGTGCAAATTGAGGATTTTCAAGCAAGTGAAGCCATTGGCGATGACGGCGAGGTCGGAATCGGTGACGCCGGGGAAAAAGGAACGGGAAACGGACTGAGCGAGGTCCAATTCGTGCAAGCGCGTGAACCTATCGGCCATTTTTCGGAGCATGTGGGGACCGGCGCGTGCGGCGAGCTTCTTCCTTTCAGTGCTCTGCAGGCGAAGCCATCGCTTGCAGACCAAACCGAAGGTTTCCTTGTCCTTCTCAGACTCCACCCGGCTGAGGATGGAACGCAGCTCATCGTCCCTTAGGACGTCGTTTATGCAGAGCTCCGATCCCGATACGGCGTGGCCATGGATCGAATTGGAAGCCATTGACGCAGAGGAAACCCTAAGAAAAGGGCTTTGGGAATGAGGTGAGAAGAGAGTGTCCAGTGAAATAAAAGAGAAGCCATCATCATCATTTTTCTCAATTACCATGCCtactaacaataataataataaattccaGATAAAAAAATGGGATATCAATTTACTTTAGATTAAAGTTGGAAAAATAGTTGTATATGTATAGTTAACATAACACTTAACCAAATTGATAatgaaattagaaaaataacaaaataaaacttattatattaatacttttttattgtattaaagAAATCTTCCACTTGTTatacttaaaatataatttacccaaaataaatgataaattaaataaattaatgttgaattttttaaatgttagaAAGTTATTAAACAAAGAGTTTAATAGTTATGAAACAAATGTgtaaaataattgtatattaattgattttgataaaaat encodes the following:
- the LOC137827631 gene encoding E3 ubiquitin-protein ligase CIP8; the protein is MSEAPPSQTPPQAADVPPPPYWCYHCDKRVSVETLANLPDVVCGECKNGFVESIPTPSRSRTPSASSDDPYFGSQFLQVLRLIAQSARDDDASPPPPPNRSPENDFLRIELGGWDNDEENEIENDDDNGDEEFEEHEEADDRYGNEDPHGDDEDLRRRRRELLRLRIRDLATRTRSMRNRILDWAEILMGLEDNSIEFRLRVPESDRYVGNPEDYVDAAEYEALLQTLAETDGGSRRGAPPASKSAVEALPTVKIASESETVVCAICKDLLGVGDAAKRLPCGHKYHGDCIVPWLSSRNSCPVCRFELPTDDKEYEEERVVNAASSNSNGASSSGGGGRTIV
- the LOC137827632 gene encoding uncharacterized protein isoform X1, which codes for MVIEKNDDDGFSFISLDTLFSPHSQSPFLRVSSASMASNSIHGHAVSGSELCINDVLRDDELRSILSRVESEKDKETFGLVCKRWLRLQSTERKKLAARAGPHMLRKMADRFTRLHELDLAQSVSRSFFPGVTDSDLAVIANGFTCLKILNLHNCKGERSRSRPPTPRLRELWIRWYLQNSLGCSRITDAGMKAIGEGLTLLQSLDVSYCRKLTDKGLSAVAKGCSDLRMLHMAGCRFVTDGVLEALSKNCRSLEELGLQGCTSITDNGLIYLASGCHRIRFLDINKCSNVSDVGVSSICRAFSSSLKTLKLLDCYKIGDETILSLAECCGNLETLIIGGCRDVSSEAIKSLATACGSSLKNLRMDWCLNISDSSLSCVLSQCRNLEALDIGCCEELTDASFQFVSSEESALSLKILKVSNCPKITVTGIGIIVGKCSSLQYLDVRSCPYITKAGLDGADFHFPESCKVNFNGSISEPVVLL
- the LOC137827632 gene encoding uncharacterized protein isoform X2: MVIEKNDDDGFSFISLDTLFSPHSQSPFLRVSSASMASNSIHGHAVSGSELCINDVLRDDELRSILSRVESEKDKETFGLVCKRWLRLQSTERKKLAARAGPHMLRKMADRFTRLHELDLAQSVSRSFFPGVTDSDLAVIANGFTCLKILNLHNCKGITDAGMKAIGEGLTLLQSLDVSYCRKLTDKGLSAVAKGCSDLRMLHMAGCRFVTDGVLEALSKNCRSLEELGLQGCTSITDNGLIYLASGCHRIRFLDINKCSNVSDVGVSSICRAFSSSLKTLKLLDCYKIGDETILSLAECCGNLETLIIGGCRDVSSEAIKSLATACGSSLKNLRMDWCLNISDSSLSCVLSQCRNLEALDIGCCEELTDASFQFVSSEESALSLKILKVSNCPKITVTGIGIIVGKCSSLQYLDVRSCPYITKAGLDGADFHFPESCKVNFNGSISEPVVLL